GAAAATATATTGTGTAAATAGGAGGAAAGCGATATGAAAAAGATTGGTTTTATCGGCTTAGGTAACATGGGTCTTCCGATGTCTAAAAATTTAGTTAAATCAGGTTACACAGTATATGGTGTGGACTTAAACAAAGAGGCTGAAGCTTCCTTCGAAAAAGAAGGGGGAGTTATCGGTTTATCAATCTCGAAATTAGCAGAAACATGCGATGTGATTTTTACAAGTTTACCTTCACCTCGTGCGGTTGAAGCGGTATATTTTGGGGAAGAAGGATTATTTGAAAGTAGCCACTCGGACGTAGTTTTAATTGATACAAGTACTGTATCTCCACAGTTAAACAAACAGTTAGAGGAATCGGCGAAGGAAAAGAAAGTAGACTTTTTAGCAGCACCAGTTAGCGGTGGTGTAATTGGAGCAGAAAATCGTACATTAACGTTTATGGTTGGTGGATCAAAAGAGGTATATGATAAAACTGAATCTATCATGGAAGTGTTAGGAGCGAATATTTTCCATGTTAGTGAACAAATTGATAGCGGTACGACTGTTAAATTAATTAACAATCTATTAATTGGTTTTTATACAGCTGGTGTTAGTGAAGCTTTAACGTTAGCGAAAAAGAACAATATGGATTTAGATAAAATGTTTGATATTTTAAATGTAAGTTACGGTC
This genomic interval from Bacillus cereus contains the following:
- a CDS encoding NAD(P)-dependent oxidoreductase, which produces MKKIGFIGLGNMGLPMSKNLVKSGYTVYGVDLNKEAEASFEKEGGVIGLSISKLAETCDVIFTSLPSPRAVEAVYFGEEGLFESSHSDVVLIDTSTVSPQLNKQLEESAKEKKVDFLAAPVSGGVIGAENRTLTFMVGGSKEVYDKTESIMEVLGANIFHVSEQIDSGTTVKLINNLLIGFYTAGVSEALTLAKKNNMDLDKMFDILNVSYGQSRIYERNYKSFIASENYEPGFTVNLLKKDLGFAVDLAKEGELHLPVSEMLLNVYEEASKAGFGENDMAALYKKVSEQLISNQK